One Methanobacteriaceae archaeon genomic window carries:
- the thsA gene encoding thermosome subunit alpha — MANQPVFILPEGTERYSKRDALRMNITAAKVLAGIVRTTLGPKGMDKMLVNSLGDVTVTNDGATIMSEMDIAQPAARMLVETAKKQEEIVGDGTTSVVVIAGELLAKAEELLDDGIATSVVVKGFRNATDKAVELLEGIAVDADDKETLKKVAITAMSGKGSDYAKEHLADLVVEAALRIKEDGKSDIENINIQRVSGDSVEDSFLAEGIVIDKAPVSKAMPKDIEDAKIAIMKYPIELKEINTDTKIDITSPEQFESFLNNEEEMIKDLVDQVVASGANVLFCQKGIDDMAEHYLKKAGIMTYKRVKKSDIERIAKATGAKLVTDIEDLTADKLGSAGHVYLDKIFDHELTFIEECENPKASSIVLRGSTRYVTEQIARALDDALGVVAATIEEGKVLIGGGACEIDLIKQLREYGETVSGREQLAILKYAEALEVIPRTLIENAGLDTINLIADLKAAHEDSNLIGINVFDGKVVDMKEAGVIEPLRVKIQALQSAGAASEMILRIDDMIAARNALNSTGPDESGNDDSGMPPMPGMGGGMPPMM; from the coding sequence ATGGCAAATCAACCAGTTTTCATCCTTCCTGAAGGAACTGAAAGATATTCTAAAAGAGATGCTTTAAGAATGAATATCACTGCTGCTAAAGTATTAGCAGGTATTGTAAGAACTACTTTAGGTCCTAAAGGTATGGATAAAATGTTAGTTAATTCATTAGGTGACGTAACTGTAACTAATGACGGTGCAACTATCATGAGTGAAATGGATATTGCACAACCTGCAGCTAGAATGCTTGTAGAAACCGCTAAAAAACAAGAAGAAATTGTTGGTGACGGTACCACATCAGTTGTTGTAATCGCTGGTGAATTATTAGCTAAAGCTGAAGAATTATTAGATGATGGAATTGCAACCTCTGTTGTTGTAAAAGGATTTAGAAACGCAACAGATAAAGCAGTAGAACTGTTAGAAGGTATTGCTGTTGATGCTGATGATAAAGAAACTCTTAAAAAAGTAGCTATTACTGCAATGAGTGGTAAAGGATCAGATTATGCAAAAGAACACTTAGCTGACCTTGTTGTTGAAGCAGCATTAAGAATCAAAGAAGATGGAAAATCTGATATTGAAAATATTAACATCCAAAGAGTTTCCGGAGATTCTGTAGAAGATTCATTCTTAGCTGAAGGTATTGTAATTGATAAAGCTCCTGTTTCCAAAGCTATGCCTAAAGATATTGAAGATGCAAAAATTGCTATCATGAAATATCCTATTGAATTAAAAGAAATCAATACTGATACTAAAATTGACATTACCAGTCCAGAACAATTTGAATCATTCTTAAACAACGAAGAAGAAATGATTAAAGATTTAGTAGACCAAGTTGTTGCTTCTGGAGCTAATGTATTATTCTGTCAAAAAGGTATTGACGACATGGCAGAACACTACTTGAAAAAAGCAGGAATCATGACCTACAAAAGAGTCAAAAAATCTGACATTGAAAGAATCGCAAAAGCTACTGGTGCTAAATTAGTAACTGACATTGAAGATTTAACTGCTGACAAATTAGGTAGTGCAGGTCACGTATACCTTGATAAAATCTTCGATCATGAATTAACTTTCATTGAAGAATGTGAAAATCCAAAAGCTTCATCCATTGTTCTTAGAGGTAGTACCCGTTACGTAACCGAACAAATCGCAAGAGCTCTTGACGATGCTTTAGGTGTAGTAGCTGCTACTATCGAAGAAGGTAAAGTTCTCATCGGTGGAGGAGCATGTGAAATTGACTTAATCAAACAATTAAGAGAATATGGTGAAACCGTAAGTGGAAGAGAACAATTAGCTATTTTAAAATATGCTGAAGCATTAGAAGTTATTCCAAGAACTTTAATTGAAAATGCTGGTTTAGACACCATTAACTTAATTGCTGACTTAAAAGCTGCTCACGAAGACTCTAATTTAATAGGTATTAATGTATTTGACGGTAAAGTTGTAGATATGAAAGAAGCTGGAGTTATCGAACCTTTAAGAGTTAAAATCCAAGCTTTACAATCTGCAGGTGCTGCTAGTGAAATGATTTTACGTATTGATGATATGATTGCAGCAAGAAATGCACTTAACTCTACCGGACCTGATGAGTCTGGTAATGATGATAGTGGTATGCCTCCAATGCCTGGTATGGGTGGAGGAATGCCTCCAATGATGTAA
- the hmgA gene encoding hydroxymethylglutaryl-CoA reductase (NADPH) — MSNQEIIDKLLNGEMKLYQVDSEVSPKQATDIRREFLEQKYSIKLDNIGNYTLDMERASARNIENSIGVLQLPMGIAGPLKVNGEYCNREVFVPLATSEGALVASINRGASTITASGGANARVTSDIMTRAPAIKCESVSDALTIKQWFIDNFDELKEIAESTTSHGKLIKIDPILIVGSYVYPRFVFSTGDSMGMNMVTIASEKILDKLAQDTSAVHIALSGNVCVDKKPAAINLVEGRGKSVVADILIPKDIVAKKLKTTAEAIVEVNTAKNLIGSAAAGSMGFNAHYANMVAALFLATGQDPAHVAEGSLGITTAENRNGDLYFSVNLPDLPVATVGGGTSLEVAHEGLEILGVAGSGKAREFAEIVACTVLAGELSLVGALAAGHLARAHQELGRG, encoded by the coding sequence ATGTCAAACCAAGAAATTATTGATAAATTATTAAATGGTGAAATGAAACTCTATCAGGTAGACAGTGAAGTTTCACCAAAACAAGCAACCGATATTAGAAGAGAATTTTTAGAACAAAAATACTCTATTAAATTAGATAATATTGGTAATTACACTTTGGATATGGAAAGAGCATCTGCTCGTAATATTGAAAACTCAATTGGAGTATTACAACTTCCAATGGGTATTGCAGGGCCTTTAAAAGTTAATGGAGAATACTGTAATCGTGAAGTGTTTGTACCATTAGCTACCTCTGAAGGAGCTCTTGTAGCTTCAATTAATAGAGGAGCATCAACAATTACTGCATCAGGTGGTGCTAATGCAAGAGTAACATCAGATATTATGACTCGTGCACCAGCTATTAAATGTGAATCTGTTAGTGATGCATTGACAATCAAACAATGGTTTATTGATAATTTCGATGAATTAAAAGAAATTGCTGAGAGTACAACTTCTCACGGTAAATTAATTAAAATTGATCCTATTTTAATTGTTGGAAGCTATGTTTATCCAAGATTTGTTTTCTCAACTGGGGACAGTATGGGTATGAATATGGTAACCATTGCTTCTGAAAAAATATTAGACAAATTAGCACAAGATACAAGTGCTGTTCACATTGCATTAAGTGGTAATGTCTGTGTTGATAAAAAACCAGCTGCTATTAACCTTGTTGAAGGAAGGGGAAAAAGTGTAGTAGCAGATATATTAATACCAAAAGACATTGTTGCAAAAAAATTAAAAACTACTGCTGAAGCTATTGTTGAAGTTAACACTGCTAAAAACTTGATTGGTTCTGCAGCAGCAGGAAGTATGGGTTTTAACGCTCATTATGCAAATATGGTTGCAGCTTTATTTTTAGCAACCGGTCAAGACCCTGCGCATGTTGCTGAGGGTTCATTAGGTATTACAACAGCAGAAAACAGAAACGGAGATTTATATTTCTCAGTTAACTTACCTGATTTACCAGTAGCTACTGTTGGTGGAGGAACAAGTCTTGAAGTTGCTCATGAAGGATTAGAAATCCTTGGTGTTGCAGGTTCTGGTAAAGCACGTGAATTTGCAGAAATTGTTGCATGTACTGTTCTTGCAGGAGAATTATCTCTCGTAGGAGCTCTAGCAGCAGGACATCTTGCAAGAGCACACCAAGAACTTGGAAGAGGATAA
- a CDS encoding DUF116 domain-containing protein, whose product MFIESFYTFLGELVVFLAILVIILFIAILILGFLIAKKNQIKFPRFILFTVDSLYFPFKSIAKLLKLDEHLIDDIAIKVRDEINKEKFKSIPAEKTLIFLPHCLRHRDCPATLQKDGLNCTECGLCSIGAIKKKANPKGYKLYIVPGSSFVKKIVVENKFEAVIGVACHEDLNQMMMLLSDFYPQGVLLEKTGCFETKVNVKKVFEKIDSKY is encoded by the coding sequence ATGTTTATTGAATCTTTTTATACTTTTTTAGGAGAATTAGTTGTCTTTTTAGCTATATTAGTCATAATATTATTTATAGCAATTTTAATATTAGGTTTTTTAATAGCTAAAAAAAATCAAATCAAGTTTCCTAGATTCATATTATTTACTGTGGATTCATTATACTTCCCGTTTAAATCAATAGCAAAATTATTAAAGCTTGATGAACACTTGATTGATGATATTGCAATTAAAGTAAGAGATGAAATAAACAAAGAAAAATTCAAATCCATTCCAGCTGAAAAAACATTAATTTTCTTACCACACTGTTTAAGACATAGAGATTGTCCTGCAACTCTTCAAAAAGATGGATTAAACTGTACTGAATGTGGATTATGTTCAATTGGAGCTATTAAAAAAAAAGCAAATCCAAAAGGATATAAATTATATATTGTTCCAGGATCAAGTTTTGTTAAAAAAATAGTCGTTGAAAACAAATTTGAAGCAGTAATTGGTGTAGCTTGCCATGAAGATTTAAATCAAATGATGATGTTATTATCTGATTTTTATCCTCAGGGAGTTTTACTTGAAAAAACAGGCTGTTTTGAGACAAAAGTAAATGTTAAAAAAGTATTTGAAAAAATTGATTCCAAATACTAG
- the sucD gene encoding succinate--CoA ligase subunit alpha produces the protein MILLNKDTKCLVQGITGKQGSFHTEQMLNYNTKIVAGITPGKGGQMFLDQVPIFNSIEEAKEETDINASIIFVPARFAKDAAFEAIRHLDLVVIISEHIPVHDSMKIMAYAKQMNTTIIGPNTPGIISPGVGKLGIMPTHIFSEGNVGLISRSGTLTYEIASELTNAGIGQSTAVGIGGDPVTGDNYVDILTRFEKDENTDAVVLIGEIGGTAEERAGKFIAEEMTKPVVSYIAGRTAPPGKRMGHAGAIIQGNSGTVASKTKALNEAGVEVAEKPSQIVNLLKKVM, from the coding sequence ATGATTTTATTAAATAAAGATACAAAATGTTTAGTTCAAGGAATAACTGGTAAACAAGGTTCATTTCACACTGAACAAATGTTAAATTACAATACTAAGATTGTTGCAGGAATTACCCCTGGTAAGGGTGGTCAAATGTTTTTAGACCAAGTTCCAATTTTCAATTCAATTGAAGAAGCAAAAGAAGAAACTGATATTAATGCTTCAATTATCTTTGTTCCTGCAAGATTCGCAAAAGATGCTGCTTTTGAAGCAATAAGACACTTAGACTTGGTTGTTATTATTTCTGAACATATTCCTGTTCATGACAGTATGAAAATTATGGCATATGCAAAACAAATGAATACCACAATCATTGGTCCAAACACTCCGGGAATTATTTCTCCAGGTGTTGGTAAATTAGGTATTATGCCAACTCACATTTTCTCAGAAGGAAATGTTGGTTTAATCTCAAGAAGTGGTACATTAACCTATGAAATAGCTAGTGAGCTTACTAATGCAGGTATTGGTCAAAGTACTGCTGTGGGTATTGGTGGAGACCCAGTTACCGGAGATAATTACGTTGATATCTTAACAAGATTTGAAAAAGATGAAAATACTGACGCTGTTGTTTTAATTGGTGAGATTGGAGGAACTGCTGAAGAAAGAGCTGGAAAATTCATCGCTGAAGAAATGACAAAACCTGTTGTTTCTTACATTGCAGGAAGAACTGCACCACCGGGTAAAAGAATGGGACACGCTGGAGCTATTATTCAAGGAAACTCCGGTACTGTTGCAAGTAAAACTAAAGCTTTAAACGAAGCTGGTGTTGAAGTGGCTGAAAAACCATCTCAAATTGTAAATCTACTCAAAAAGGTAATGTAA
- a CDS encoding sensor histidine kinase yields MQIILSLINLELKFNDGDYERILKKTRNRISSMATIHQQVYNSVDFANVETSEYIALSVENLFKAYDSNIKLNLDIQSCNLHMDKAIPMGLVLNELGLNAITHAFNGGKGNFYVKFTYEDGIYALDVWDDGVGLPESVDIHKSTTL; encoded by the coding sequence TAATTAATTTGGAATTGAAATTCAATGATGGTGATTATGAACGTATTTTGAAGAAAACAAGAAATAGGATCTCATCCATGGCTACAATTCATCAGCAAGTTTATAATTCTGTTGATTTTGCAAATGTTGAAACTTCAGAATACATTGCTCTTAGTGTTGAAAACCTATTCAAAGCATATGATTCAAATATTAAATTGAATTTAGATATTCAATCCTGCAACTTACATATGGATAAAGCTATTCCTATGGGTTTAGTTTTAAATGAACTAGGTTTAAATGCAATTACTCATGCTTTTAATGGTGGTAAAGGTAATTTCTATGTAAAATTCACCTATGAAGATGGAATTTATGCATTGGATGTTTGGGATGATGGTGTTGGACTTCCAGAATCTGTTGATATTCATAAATCAACAACATTATGA